A genomic segment from Vicinamibacterales bacterium encodes:
- a CDS encoding glycosyltransferase family 2 protein encodes MKVCALIAAFNEATHIADVVGRVQRHLSDVVVVDDGSTDGTGAWARDAGAVVLRHDLNLGKGCAVRTGLAHVLAGDWTHVLLIDGDGQHDPDDIPRLLEIAERDACDVVITERAFKKAEMPTARFYSNRIGSRILSAFIGMDLADSQSGFRLVRTDAVRGVPLRATRYELETEMLIKLARRRASIARLAIPARYHGASSKLRSFRDTFRTCMLAVWYRYLSGD; translated from the coding sequence GTGAAGGTCTGCGCGCTGATCGCCGCGTTCAACGAGGCGACTCACATCGCCGATGTGGTGGGCCGCGTCCAGCGCCATCTTTCGGATGTCGTCGTCGTGGACGACGGCTCGACGGACGGAACCGGTGCCTGGGCGCGGGATGCGGGCGCCGTGGTGCTGCGCCACGACCTGAATCTCGGCAAGGGTTGCGCCGTCCGTACGGGCCTGGCGCACGTGCTGGCCGGGGACTGGACGCACGTGCTGCTCATCGACGGCGACGGCCAGCACGATCCGGATGACATCCCGCGCCTGCTCGAGATCGCCGAGCGTGATGCCTGTGACGTCGTGATCACCGAGCGCGCGTTCAAGAAAGCCGAGATGCCGACGGCCAGGTTCTACAGCAACCGGATCGGCAGCCGCATCCTGTCGGCCTTCATCGGGATGGATCTGGCCGATTCGCAGTCGGGCTTCCGGCTCGTGCGGACCGACGCGGTCCGAGGCGTGCCGCTCCGGGCGACGCGCTACGAGCTGGAGACCGAGATGCTCATCAAGCTCGCCCGGCGGCGCGCGTCGATTGCACGGCTGGCCATCCCGGCCCGGTACCACGGCGCCAGCAGCAAGCTTCGATCGTTCCGCGACACGTTCAGGACGTGTATGCTGGCAGTCTGGTATCGGTATCTGAGCGGCGACTGA
- a CDS encoding MMPL family transporter, with the protein MIERLLRFAFTRRGTVLAAAAAVFLLSVALLSRLSFDANILNLLPQKGLAVRSFNTYLEHFGTLDHIYVLFEVPDGRISDQEDLIDAYVERLRRAPEIASVDAELFDSVKDWNYLFDRELLLLGKDQSAAALARLAPAGMTGELERSRGMLAMSSPEVKAYVQQDPLGLLRLLRDRLSRGEALVSFDPTQKGYVSRDGRSRLVIAKPVRPPFDTDFCKRLFARLGEVEAAARRDVDRTANLRIQIAGGYRIALEAERVIRVESIVNSLTSLAGLLALVFIVFRTPWILLYATVPLVIAAVFTLGVNGLAGKLTPATSGASAMLFGLGIDGIALLYLRYMEERGRGYSEVEAVARCSGTASSILLAYATTGTTFLALMLVDFPSLEELGRLVGLGIIACCLLLLTLVPALVGFTRPEVHRRPVTSAWLGVFVERFGRPILWTAAVLTLVLGIAATSLRLDTRLEKLQANTEGAALEQQMATRFSLPRDVLLAVGEGRDLEPLLQDTRRIAGAVEHELPSVAFSSPDTLLPPATAQGEVALLVRQSGLQPAAVVAELSRAAKAAGFRPGTFDGFAGRLPRMLDSTERITYEGLQQHGLSSLVSRYVARTETGYLVVVYLYPRAAADVERVSRLVNRAAPSFRLTGVPQVNRELAQRFLPQFLKGVIVGTLGVALLIYFVFRSVRDTLLAFLPTALGFVWSAGLLALLRVELDLFSLFAAMTFIGIATDYGIYVIYRHSVEHTWQVREVLTRTGAGILVACGTTLIGFGSLVNSSYAPLHSFGITSVTTIASCLVAAVLVLPALLQERRRP; encoded by the coding sequence ATGATCGAGCGACTCCTGCGCTTCGCCTTCACACGTCGAGGCACGGTCCTCGCCGCCGCCGCCGCGGTGTTTCTCCTGTCCGTGGCGCTCCTGTCCCGCCTGTCGTTCGACGCCAACATCCTCAACCTCCTGCCCCAGAAGGGCCTGGCGGTCCGCAGCTTCAACACCTACCTCGAGCACTTCGGCACGCTCGACCACATCTACGTGCTGTTCGAGGTGCCGGACGGAAGGATCTCGGATCAGGAGGATCTAATCGACGCCTACGTCGAGCGGCTGCGTCGTGCGCCGGAGATCGCGTCGGTCGACGCCGAACTGTTCGACTCGGTGAAGGATTGGAACTACCTGTTCGACCGCGAACTGCTGCTCCTCGGGAAGGACCAGTCGGCCGCGGCGCTCGCGCGGCTGGCTCCGGCCGGCATGACGGGCGAGCTCGAGCGATCGCGCGGGATGCTCGCGATGTCGTCGCCCGAGGTCAAGGCCTACGTTCAGCAGGACCCACTCGGTCTTCTGCGGTTGCTGCGCGATCGGCTCTCGCGTGGTGAGGCGCTCGTCAGCTTCGATCCGACGCAGAAAGGCTATGTCTCTCGCGACGGCCGTAGCCGCCTGGTCATTGCGAAACCCGTGCGGCCGCCGTTCGACACCGACTTCTGCAAGCGGCTGTTCGCGCGGCTCGGGGAGGTCGAGGCTGCTGCCCGCAGGGACGTGGATCGCACCGCGAACCTGCGGATCCAGATCGCGGGGGGGTACCGGATCGCGCTCGAGGCCGAACGGGTCATCCGCGTGGAGTCGATCGTCAATTCCCTGACCTCGCTGGCCGGCCTCCTCGCCCTCGTCTTCATCGTCTTCCGGACGCCGTGGATACTGCTCTACGCGACGGTGCCGCTGGTCATTGCCGCTGTCTTCACGCTCGGTGTGAACGGTCTCGCCGGCAAGCTCACGCCGGCCACGAGCGGCGCGTCGGCGATGCTGTTCGGCCTGGGCATCGACGGCATCGCATTGCTGTATCTGCGATACATGGAGGAGCGCGGCCGGGGCTATTCCGAGGTTGAGGCCGTCGCGAGGTGCTCGGGCACGGCCTCGAGCATTCTGCTCGCGTACGCCACGACTGGCACGACGTTCCTGGCGCTCATGCTCGTCGACTTCCCGAGCCTCGAGGAACTCGGTCGTCTCGTCGGCCTCGGCATCATCGCGTGCTGTCTGCTGCTCCTCACGCTGGTCCCCGCGCTCGTCGGGTTCACTCGCCCCGAAGTGCACCGGCGGCCGGTCACATCGGCCTGGCTCGGGGTGTTCGTCGAACGGTTCGGCCGCCCGATCCTCTGGACCGCGGCCGTCCTCACCCTCGTGCTCGGAATTGCCGCCACTTCGCTGCGCCTCGACACGCGCCTCGAGAAGCTCCAGGCGAATACGGAGGGCGCGGCGCTCGAGCAGCAGATGGCAACCCGTTTTTCGCTTCCGCGCGACGTCTTGCTCGCCGTTGGCGAAGGGCGCGACCTCGAACCGCTGCTCCAGGACACCCGCCGCATCGCTGGCGCCGTCGAGCACGAACTGCCATCCGTGGCGTTCAGTTCGCCCGATACGCTGCTGCCCCCCGCAACGGCGCAGGGTGAGGTGGCGCTGCTCGTTCGACAGTCCGGCCTCCAGCCGGCGGCGGTCGTCGCAGAACTCAGCCGGGCGGCAAAAGCGGCCGGTTTCCGGCCAGGCACGTTCGACGGGTTTGCTGGGCGGCTTCCCCGCATGCTCGACTCCACCGAGCGCATCACGTACGAGGGCCTGCAGCAGCACGGTCTCTCGTCGCTCGTGTCCCGGTACGTCGCCCGCACCGAGACCGGCTACCTCGTGGTCGTGTATCTCTATCCCCGGGCCGCAGCCGATGTCGAACGCGTCTCGCGCCTGGTCAATCGTGCCGCCCCATCGTTCCGCCTGACCGGCGTCCCGCAGGTGAACCGCGAGCTGGCTCAGCGCTTCCTTCCCCAGTTCCTGAAAGGGGTGATCGTCGGCACGCTCGGGGTCGCACTGCTGATCTACTTCGTGTTTCGCAGCGTCCGCGATACGCTCCTCGCGTTCCTGCCGACGGCGCTCGGCTTCGTGTGGAGCGCGGGACTCCTCGCCCTCCTGCGCGTGGAGCTCGACCTGTTCTCGCTCTTTGCGGCGATGACGTTCATCGGCATCGCCACCGACTACGGGATCTACGTCATCTACCGCCACAGCGTCGAGCACACGTGGCAGGTGCGGGAAGTGCTGACACGCACCGGCGCCGGCATCCTCGTGGCCTGCGGGACGACGCTCATCGGATTCGGGTCCCTCGTCAATTCCAGCTACGCCCCGCTCCACTCGTTCGGCATCACCTCGGTCACCACGATTGCCAGCTGCCTCGTCGCGGCCGTGCTGGTGCTGCCGGCGCTGCTGCAGGAGCGGCGACGACCGTGA
- a CDS encoding radical SAM protein: MDVLLIRPVPCNERFGLGPFFRTEPLGLEYVAAALEAGGHRAVVLDLRFAGSVERILARHRPSVVGVACMHSLEMDDALTVARQVRRAAPDVFLLLGGHSAAAFPEPLQCPEVNAICVGDGERVVPELVEALSRGRSIDEVAGLLLNVGDGRFVATPEAEPVSLDEVPLPARHAVVTGFCDYACLNYRPTWLVETARGCPFRCSFCSVWPVYSRSYRLRSVDAVCRDFASVGPYVFVADDLFWHRGDRSEELARELIKRGIHKEWILVQTRTDLVAAHPELLEAWRPFSTKIDIFFGLEAASDASLDGLSKDTTLQRTIDGIRVAREHGYGVTGNFVIDPEWDEADFERLWAFVDEHRLHRTGYTILTPLPGTPYYEAVRTKIRADLWSQFDMSHLLWEPKLGARRFFELYCETWRRSVLNLGGSKPWWRWLTEVKPGHLPYLMRMLYRTQRMMDPQYYLAEHRLSGQ; this comes from the coding sequence ATGGATGTTCTCCTGATCCGACCGGTTCCGTGCAACGAGCGCTTCGGCCTCGGCCCGTTCTTCAGGACCGAGCCGCTCGGCCTCGAGTACGTCGCGGCCGCGCTCGAAGCCGGCGGTCACCGCGCCGTCGTCTTGGACCTGCGGTTTGCGGGTTCGGTGGAGCGGATCCTGGCGCGGCACCGTCCGTCGGTCGTCGGCGTGGCCTGCATGCACTCCCTCGAGATGGACGACGCGCTGACGGTGGCGCGGCAGGTGCGACGCGCCGCGCCCGACGTGTTCCTGCTGCTCGGCGGCCACTCGGCGGCGGCCTTCCCTGAACCACTCCAATGCCCCGAGGTGAACGCGATCTGCGTGGGGGACGGCGAGCGTGTCGTTCCCGAATTGGTCGAGGCGCTGAGCCGGGGCCGGTCGATTGACGAAGTGGCCGGGCTGCTGCTGAACGTCGGCGATGGCCGGTTCGTCGCCACGCCTGAGGCCGAGCCCGTCAGCCTGGACGAGGTGCCGCTGCCTGCGCGTCACGCGGTGGTGACCGGGTTTTGCGACTACGCGTGCCTCAACTACCGGCCGACCTGGCTGGTCGAGACCGCGCGAGGCTGCCCCTTCCGCTGTTCGTTCTGCTCGGTGTGGCCGGTCTACAGCCGTTCGTACCGGCTGCGGTCGGTGGACGCGGTGTGCCGCGACTTCGCGTCCGTCGGACCTTACGTCTTCGTCGCCGACGACCTGTTCTGGCATCGGGGCGATCGCAGCGAGGAACTGGCGCGCGAGTTGATCAAGAGGGGGATTCACAAGGAGTGGATCCTGGTGCAGACGCGGACCGACCTGGTGGCGGCGCACCCTGAACTGCTCGAGGCGTGGCGGCCGTTCTCGACGAAGATCGATATCTTCTTCGGGCTCGAGGCCGCCTCCGACGCTTCGCTCGATGGTCTGTCGAAGGACACGACGCTCCAGCGGACGATCGACGGCATTCGCGTGGCGCGCGAGCACGGGTACGGCGTGACCGGGAACTTCGTCATCGACCCGGAGTGGGACGAAGCCGATTTCGAGCGCCTCTGGGCCTTCGTCGACGAGCATCGGCTGCATCGGACCGGCTACACGATCCTCACGCCGCTACCGGGCACGCCCTACTACGAAGCGGTGCGCACGAAGATTCGTGCGGATCTGTGGTCGCAGTTCGACATGAGCCACCTGCTGTGGGAACCGAAGCTCGGGGCGCGGCGCTTCTTCGAGCTCTACTGCGAGACCTGGCGCCGGTCGGTGCTCAACCTGGGCGGCAGCAAGCCCTGGTGGCGGTGGCTCACGGAGGTGAAGCCGGGGCATCTTCCGTACCTCATGCGAATGCTCTACCGCACGCAGCGGATGATGGATCCTCAGTACTACCTCGCCGAGCACCGGTTGAGCGGGCAATGA
- a CDS encoding outer membrane lipoprotein carrier protein LolA: MRILAISLITVALSVCLASGGQDLFDDLHARGRIMEAKIQTISARFTETTVSSLLAKPLVAKGTLIAAKPPRLLLKYMSPERKTLLMDGNRLVVFWHDRGETEKLDITEIMKRVNQYFTNADASQVRRAFDVRAFPDTEFSNAYQLDMVPRRKQIKQGLQRLQIWIDRDSLLLRQMKMSFPGGDSDTIRIDDITLNTPLAPNAFEVAK, encoded by the coding sequence ATGCGCATCCTCGCCATCAGCTTGATCACCGTCGCGCTCTCGGTCTGCCTGGCGTCAGGTGGGCAGGACCTCTTCGATGATCTGCACGCCCGCGGGCGAATCATGGAGGCGAAGATCCAGACGATCAGCGCGCGCTTCACGGAGACGACCGTCTCGTCGCTGCTGGCCAAGCCCTTGGTCGCGAAGGGAACGCTGATCGCGGCCAAGCCGCCTCGGCTCCTGCTGAAGTACATGTCGCCCGAGCGCAAGACGCTCCTGATGGATGGCAACCGGCTCGTGGTGTTCTGGCACGACCGAGGAGAGACCGAGAAGCTGGATATCACGGAGATCATGAAGCGCGTGAACCAGTACTTCACCAACGCCGACGCCAGCCAGGTGCGGCGCGCGTTCGATGTGCGGGCCTTCCCCGACACCGAGTTCAGCAATGCCTACCAGCTCGACATGGTGCCCAGGCGCAAGCAGATCAAGCAGGGACTCCAGCGGCTGCAGATCTGGATCGACCGCGACAGCCTGCTGCTGCGCCAGATGAAGATGTCCTTTCCCGGCGGCGACAGCGACACCATCCGGATCGACGACATCACGCTGAACACGCCACTGGCCCCGAACGCCTTCGAGGTCGCGAAGTAG
- a CDS encoding beta-ketoacyl synthase N-terminal-like domain-containing protein, translated as MRDRVVITGFGCVSSLGVGTAAFVDGLLAGRSGIAPITSFSTEGCRSHTAALLRDFDPSRFLEPLKLRRVDEVGRLALAACRLAIDDARLPTKTDGVGVVMGTATSGLHSTLSHLRSLTEGGPAAVPALGFSNTVGNAAASLCAIEFGLRGPNITFAQKQASSLAAIAYAARALEDGRISAFLTGGFDDFEEQFFRVHDRLRVLARASTDGGEEASRPFDRRRNGFVLGAGGHVVVLETATSAGARGATVYGEVLGLGTGASESALNGWPADGAGIARTMRAALDEAGLEPAHVDVVFASANSSRGLDHAEASALEAVFGPSAVPVVSLKGAIGEHGAAGAAALTAALLCPRRGQVPPTLGSSEPDPACRVDISVAARPARGPVALINATAAGGSHYTLAVKALPQD; from the coding sequence ATGCGCGACCGCGTGGTCATCACCGGATTCGGATGTGTGTCGAGCCTGGGCGTCGGCACCGCGGCCTTCGTTGACGGTCTGTTGGCCGGGCGGAGCGGCATCGCTCCAATCACCTCCTTCAGCACCGAAGGTTGCCGCTCGCACACCGCCGCGTTGCTCCGCGACTTCGACCCCTCACGCTTTCTGGAACCCCTGAAGCTCAGGCGCGTGGACGAGGTCGGTCGCCTGGCCCTGGCCGCCTGCCGCCTGGCGATCGACGATGCGCGGCTGCCGACGAAAACGGACGGCGTCGGCGTCGTGATGGGGACGGCGACCTCGGGCCTTCACAGCACGCTCTCCCATCTGCGCAGCCTCACAGAGGGCGGACCGGCCGCCGTGCCGGCGCTGGGGTTCAGCAACACCGTGGGCAATGCCGCCGCCAGCCTCTGTGCCATCGAGTTCGGCCTGCGCGGCCCCAACATCACGTTCGCCCAGAAGCAGGCGTCGTCGCTCGCGGCCATTGCGTACGCGGCGCGCGCGCTAGAGGACGGGCGAATCTCCGCCTTCCTCACGGGCGGCTTCGACGACTTCGAGGAGCAGTTCTTCCGGGTGCACGACCGGCTTCGGGTGCTGGCGCGCGCCTCCACCGACGGCGGCGAAGAGGCGAGCCGACCCTTCGACCGCCGGCGCAACGGCTTCGTGCTCGGCGCGGGCGGCCACGTCGTGGTCCTCGAGACAGCCACGTCGGCCGGCGCCCGTGGCGCGACGGTGTACGGCGAGGTCCTCGGCCTCGGGACGGGCGCGTCGGAGAGCGCGCTCAACGGCTGGCCGGCCGATGGCGCCGGCATCGCGAGGACGATGCGCGCCGCGCTGGACGAGGCAGGGCTGGAACCGGCGCACGTGGACGTCGTCTTCGCGTCCGCCAACTCGTCGCGCGGTCTGGACCACGCCGAGGCCAGCGCCCTCGAGGCCGTCTTCGGTCCCTCGGCTGTTCCGGTCGTGTCGCTCAAGGGTGCCATCGGTGAACACGGCGCGGCGGGCGCGGCGGCACTGACGGCAGCGCTGCTTTGTCCTCGACGTGGTCAGGTGCCCCCGACCCTCGGGTCGTCGGAACCGGATCCTGCATGCCGGGTCGACATCAGCGTGGCGGCCCGTCCGGCGCGCGGACCGGTGGCGTTGATCAACGCCACGGCTGCCGGCGGGTCCCACTACACCCTCGCGGTCAAGGCACTGCCACAGGATTGA
- the fabG gene encoding 3-oxoacyl-ACP reductase FabG has translation MSESARRRSLEGRVAAVTGGSRGIGRAVAAKLAEQGAAIAVSFVTQEAAAREFEAMLRASGSRALAARCDVSRPDEVASFFDLVHADLGPVDILVNNAGIVRDAMFALMDGERWDQVLAVNLDGPFHCIRAVLRGMLVRRWGRIINMVSPSAQHGVVGQANYAASKGGLLALTRTLSREVARNGVLVNAVSPGLIDTDMLAGLPAKARDGLMANVAMGRAGRPDEVAALVAFLASDEASYVTGQVIGVDGGLF, from the coding sequence GTGTCGGAGAGTGCACGCCGTCGCTCGCTCGAAGGCCGCGTGGCGGCCGTCACCGGCGGATCGCGGGGGATCGGCCGTGCCGTCGCGGCGAAGCTGGCTGAGCAGGGGGCCGCAATCGCCGTGTCGTTCGTGACGCAGGAAGCCGCCGCGCGCGAGTTCGAAGCCATGCTCCGCGCCAGCGGCTCACGAGCGCTGGCCGCCAGGTGCGACGTCAGCCGGCCGGACGAGGTCGCCTCGTTCTTCGACCTCGTTCACGCCGATCTCGGGCCGGTGGACATCCTCGTCAACAACGCCGGCATCGTCCGCGATGCGATGTTCGCGCTGATGGACGGCGAGCGGTGGGACCAGGTGCTGGCCGTGAACCTCGACGGTCCGTTCCACTGCATCCGTGCCGTCCTGCGAGGCATGCTCGTTCGGCGCTGGGGGCGTATCATCAACATGGTATCGCCCAGCGCGCAACATGGCGTGGTCGGTCAGGCCAACTACGCGGCCTCGAAAGGCGGACTGCTGGCCTTGACGCGCACGCTGTCACGCGAGGTGGCCCGAAACGGTGTGCTCGTCAACGCGGTCTCGCCCGGGCTGATTGACACGGACATGCTGGCGGGGTTGCCGGCGAAGGCCCGCGACGGCCTCATGGCCAACGTGGCGATGGGTCGCGCGGGACGTCCCGACGAGGTCGCGGCGCTCGTCGCATTTCTCGCCTCGGACGAGGCGAGCTACGTCACTGGACAGGTAATCGGGGTCGATGGCGGCCTCTTCTAA
- a CDS encoding phosphopantetheine-binding protein produces MDQPLSLQVKEAIIRSLRLPMTPQDIADSVPLFGEGLGLDSIDALELVLELERSFGVVVGDDQLGGRVLRSVDTIVEFIEQKRGQGPAPTS; encoded by the coding sequence ATGGATCAACCACTCTCGCTGCAGGTCAAGGAGGCCATCATTCGGAGCCTCCGTCTCCCGATGACACCCCAGGACATCGCCGACAGCGTGCCGCTGTTCGGTGAGGGCCTGGGCCTCGATTCAATCGACGCGCTCGAGCTGGTGCTCGAGCTCGAACGCTCCTTCGGCGTCGTCGTCGGCGACGACCAGTTGGGCGGTCGTGTGTTGCGCAGCGTCGACACGATCGTCGAGTTCATCGAACAGAAGCGCGGCCAGGGCCCGGCGCCCACGTCGTAG
- a CDS encoding DUF3473 domain-containing protein: MRNYLTVDVEEWFHICGVGGPLAPDRWTTLPSRVERTTDLVLDLLERCRVTATFFVLGWVAERHPPLIGRILSGGHEVASHGWSHSRLYEMAPDAVETEVARTTAALQAAGAPAPLGFRAPEWSINDRSLWALDILARQGLRYDSSMAPLRLIGNPRYPEIPHVRETAHGPLLEVPPAVRQKFGCNIPFGGGWGLRMCRPAMVLREIERRNRLGVPVTLFVHPWEIDPDPPRVSLPWTLAFSHYFRLDGFDGRLNDILADASFGPIGGGIN, from the coding sequence GTGCGCAACTACCTGACCGTCGACGTCGAAGAATGGTTTCACATCTGTGGCGTCGGCGGCCCCCTGGCGCCCGATCGGTGGACCACGCTGCCCAGTCGCGTCGAACGGACCACCGATCTCGTGCTCGACCTGCTCGAGCGGTGCCGCGTCACCGCGACCTTCTTCGTGCTCGGCTGGGTCGCCGAGCGGCATCCCCCCCTCATCGGCCGGATTCTGAGCGGCGGCCACGAGGTCGCGTCGCACGGCTGGTCGCACAGCCGGCTCTACGAGATGGCCCCAGACGCGGTCGAGACCGAGGTGGCACGCACCACGGCGGCGCTCCAGGCGGCCGGCGCACCGGCGCCCCTGGGGTTCCGCGCTCCCGAGTGGTCCATCAACGACCGCTCGCTCTGGGCACTCGACATCCTCGCGCGGCAGGGTCTTCGGTACGATTCGAGCATGGCGCCGCTACGCCTGATCGGGAATCCACGCTATCCTGAGATCCCGCACGTGCGGGAGACGGCGCACGGGCCGTTGCTCGAGGTGCCGCCGGCAGTCCGCCAGAAGTTCGGCTGCAACATTCCGTTCGGCGGCGGCTGGGGCCTCCGCATGTGCCGCCCCGCGATGGTGCTGCGCGAGATCGAGCGGCGCAACCGATTGGGTGTACCGGTGACCCTGTTCGTGCATCCCTGGGAGATCGATCCGGATCCCCCGCGCGTCAGCCTGCCGTGGACGCTGGCGTTCAGCCACTACTTCCGGCTGGATGGCTTCGACGGTCGTCTGAATGACATCCTCGCCGACGCGTCGTTCGGCCCGATCGGCGGTGGCATCAACTGA